A stretch of the Takifugu flavidus isolate HTHZ2018 chromosome 1, ASM371156v2, whole genome shotgun sequence genome encodes the following:
- the spegb gene encoding striated muscle preferentially expressed protein kinase isoform X2 → MDKTAEDANKKRGHVDLSNTSRNHSETFSRESPPQVLPPPSPRLAKRPSTSPMPSRSGSTTPVSLRKKVVLPTEYQDTVPAEFEEKIKQPKSVAQSNSQDSRPQTPLSEYSRKEFTPRPSPKLTRASSKVFEKVRGLEERRRSLDFPEGSVSGRSWAGFNRAGSVDSDDGGSRLGISRESSREDLREALKEDAAERRSMFRQRAASLEEKPHYSQKVQDIENKFTEELQRIKKLVGKPHLKKSFSTEQLTLKSKQRQPLRKIEPIPPQVLQKLQARERAQSAKEQREKEQSRQPMQEQQDQTQFQLYKTPSTGSTTVTVSSFGEVAGTPESMQLSDLPGQRSARELSRVSPVTEITQRSSPAFYHQQRGDSPSKNVADMTLRKVDRRPASPLVQRISRMPESQHIKESLHSLQNNETAGRKTPIEVTVRKIENRPESPLVQKRSINVQDPSPQPPQKPTRVSPNTPTEEKMEVEPPRPASNLRIPAIIVEDEKMEEDAQTSEPQLIVTSNKEEQQQSRRKEKKRRSRPLSPELDSSDDSYVSAGEDPMEAPVFEFPLQDTVVSAGADVILKCIIAGTPNPEVSWMKDNADVTALTDYTVKVEGERHTLLIKSARLADGGKYCVTAVNQVGRASSSAVLTVKSESVQEPKANLGVPMDISSPITSDEEYLSPLEEGMEFGGPEPKQNIDMRFRQPPAFLVTVRDQSVIEGQEVTMSVRISGQPKPMLYWLRDRVTVKTGPRHIVRETDNGTFEMTIKSAVRSDAGIYTCKIINEYGTKQCEGKLQVQAPPVEPGLAVIRPLKDIIAKAGETVLFECHILGPKDTDVDWLADGKLIQPALLNCKMHFDGRKCRLLLNSVHEDDSGSYTCKLSTAKEEVTSCGRLRVIPSVDPLFTRKLDILEVIEGRNARFDCKVSGTPSPKVTWCHFDHLLTESEDIRILQEGGRHSLIISHVTKEDEGFYIVTARNCHGEAETSAELYIQEPRPAISSQMAKMEKMPSIPEEPEVPENEVERFTMPDFIKPLYDLDVIEGKEAVLKCKVAGLPYPTIVWFHNGKRIDSTEDRKMTQLRDIHSLVIRSVRHAHGGVYKSVISNKVGKATCYAHLYVTDILPDPPDGTPVIEAITGKTISLSWKKPKRLDPSIDPSSLMYAIQQQSLGSIQWTIIASGLKDTTYTIASLSKGLRYAFRVLTITSKAFSKPSPATEPVQLLDRGPYLQEAPVIVDKPEIVYVIENQSVTITITLNHVNAAVLWKRRGMILSSKPGLCDMSMPDDDQHTLKLFKVRSDDMGEMTFVASNKHGNDSCTFTVEMAAAPTFETIMEDLDVCAGESPRFAVVVEGKPVPDILWFKSDILLAESSHYTFVYDDNECSLVVLNACPEDSGVYTCTARNLAGSVSCKAELTVHEAKSKEDPIDDEETILRKMRRLTDHYDIHKEIGRGAFSYVKRVTQKLGKMEYAAKFVSTRAKKKASALREMNLLSRLDHERIIYFHDAFEKKNAVIIITEICHEELLDRYARKSIIMESDVRSCTRQLLEGLDYLHSQNIIHLDVKPDNILMADPHSDQIRICDFGNAVAITPDEAQYCKYGTPEFVAPEIVNQTPVSKASDIWPVGVIAYLCLTGVSPFAGENDRSSVLNIRNYNVAFEESMFAELCREAKGFIIKLLVADRLRPDTQECLRHPWFKTLSKGKAISTEALKKFVSRRKWQRSLISYKSKMVMRSIPELLNDSTSHISIAAPRHLKEGSPLPSSSSDSDEDIDELPFIPMPLHMEFSGSRMSLNEIQTNEQKSEKQEGTGKCSSSPLQAQEEMECGREEVAKNGVEMGKVRIRKRSSLEDDRGSSDDETPAELVKKTEVTRKPLRRGSSMESDKPEVGRRRGELRRGGSADSALMLRITPEEGATEGIQEDGQRVLKKAVSMELPRRSASPGTVKMSQEDYALKLELMRQRLLRGGSVDNKMSGLRGPLLETLGMGEEKRTMSSDRYSRTARLSPLTRAASSDSTRDESSNQINKNKVLRKAASFSQGDSEPIALHRRLGAPLEIPLAQVEERKLKEAISMSALTEQIKLDSRPETPREPSPKPPTPESVMQESPTKTESEESFIDKEMKHDDSISEKLDGLTTDNFDERSSTSGFSEKDMSISEEPMMESECTTQRNPTPSPDIQEETMDVDANGEQEGNEEIMKEEEERIVTSEKSNEEQIICQENIEDEREKSLDAIINTSSPVEEYKNPPASASETASSPSRVVLPDGTSSAYASIMQTIMVPTAQPLCQQHLSPSTAAVPSNSSTLDTPKPSLAAASLPSVPLVSSGPSTASSTAHPAVYSRVASPDMITKEPSPPRTTPHSLSQQDLSVGANIEDITSEELFEARFKKRESSLSRSLKFLSRSKNGDKSQAMSPDNKEAGEEIYRPGPVGAPLELSHRRLEEKSKSVQDLREAQKDQGFMRRLSLRLKRTPSAERKEETSNEEDSSPLRRRLSWTLGRRGSQDKKELETMHMDGGGSMREKGDQKENKKSNESPVLAMRRKIESTVAGISTRIRSYSEERRSSEEKEPKRTPIFSMIRRATSENRGVKPHSLPQNQLAAQTGNGASSESLDSVSSKTDPSQGVEMERRSRWDRWGLTRGRRDKTVSQPDIPTAISRENSALRSRQYSKLASDFPPVFHIKLRDHVLLEGDPVTLSCLPAGSPHPHITWIKDKKPMEIDSRMNMIACPDGRQLLMIMQTTKKDAGVYECVATNPLASVSSSCTISLARLPNRPGTPEIPQKYNNTALVLWRPSDTMAPCTYSLERRAEGETNWLIVATGVADCYYNVVDLPAGGAFRFRVACVNKAGQGPYSSLSDVVRLESKEPPKSTASVVVKTVPAVTPPPAVVMMSSMKVPPIKPAPTKSTTVTLIPSAPPSTSPSVMKAASPLTIKPAVPPDASRPAVTPPVSTSLPKQPTAPAKAKTTLSISMSKPQNKLTPPPVVPPKPQSPVIAVLSTNNTPPSPSSTPTPVIGKPISSVPVYKSAPSTCASPPCQSINSSPANTPISVPTVTLSPPVVVVQSVTPVPQGGNSWSTSSGRVTPSGRATPSGRRTPLGKPGEGSLRQGVPQKPYTFMDEKARGRFGVIRECRENATGNLFLAKIVPYEAESKQEVLQEYEILKSLHHERIMALHEAYVTPRYLVLISEYCSGKELLFSLIDRFRYSEDDVVTYIAQILQGLDYLHSRRILHLDIKPENVIVTHMNVIKIIDFGSAQIYNPLFLKQFSPRLGTLEHMSPEMLKGDVVGPPADIWSVGVLTFIMLSGRLPFNEKDPQETEARIQAAKFDLSKLYQNVSQSASLFLKKILCSYPWARPSIKDCFSNSWLQDAYLMRLRRQTLTFTTTHLKEFLVEQQRRREEVATKHKVLLRSYQSSPQPPTSPVTLNVPVPPITPVTQ, encoded by the exons AAGAGGATGCTGCTGAGCGAAGATCTATGTTTAGACAGAGAGCCGCTTCACTGGAGGAGAAACCGCATTACTCCCAAAAGGTTCAGGATATTGAGAACAAATtcacagaggagctgcagcgcaTTAAAAAATTGGTTGGTAAACCTCATCTGAAGAAATCCTTTTCAACTGAGCAACTCACCCTCAAGAGCAAGCAACGGCAGCCTCTCCGGAAAATTGAACCTATCCCCCCACAAGTTCTACAAAAACTCCAGGCAAGGGAACGGGCCCAGTCTGCtaaagaacagagagaaaaggaacaAAGTCGGCAACCCATGCAAGAACAACAAGATCAGACTCAATTCCAACTCTACAAGACGCCGAGTACTGGTTCCACAACTGTAACAGTTAGTAGTTTTGGAGAGGTAGCGGGCACCCCAGAATCCATGCAATTATCTGACCTACCCGGACAACGTTCCGCTCGAGAATTAAGTAGGGTGAGTCCGGTTACAGAAATAACCCAGAGGTCATCGCCAGCATTCTATCACCAACAAAGGGGAGATTCACCAAGCAAAAATGTTGCTGACATGACATTGCGGAAAGTTGACCGAAGGCCGGCAAGTCCCTTGGTACAAAGGATATCACGAATGCCAGAATCCCAGCACATAAAGGAATCCCTGCATTCTCTGCAGAATAAtgagacagcagggaggaagacACCAATAGAAGTGACAGtaagaaaaatagaaaatagacCCGAAAGTCCATTGGTGCAAAAAAGATCCATCAACGTGCAAGATCCTTCTCCTCAACCTCCACAAAAACCAACGAGGGTGTCACCAAACACTCCCACAGAAGAGAAAATGGAAGTGGAGCCACCTCGACCAGCCTCGAATTTAAGAATCCCAGCAATTATCGTTGAAGACGAAAAAATGGAGGAGGACGCTCAGACCAGCGAGCCTCAGCTGATCGTCACAAGCAACAAAGaggaacaacagcagagcagaagaaaagaaaagaaacgtCGCTCTCGACCTCTGTCTCCCGAGCTGG ATTCCTCTGATGATTCATACGTGTCAGCGGGAGAAGATCCCATGGAGGCCCCTGTGTTTGAGTTCCCCCTCCAGGACACCGTGGTTTCTGCTGGTGCagatgtcattttaaaatgcattattgcCGGCACCCCCAATCCCGAAG TTTCCTGGATGAAGGACAACGCTGATGTTACTGCCTTAACTGATTACACTGTCAAGGTGGAAGGCGAGCGGCATACTCTGCTCATCAAATCGGCTAGACTAGCCGATGGAGGAAAATATTGCGTAACTGCTGTTAATCAGGTGGGCAGAGCATCCAGCAGTGCCGTCCTCACAGTTAAATCAG AGTCTGTACAGGAGCCAAAGGCGAACCTGGGTGTACCCATGGATATCAGCAGCCCAATTACATCTGATGAGGAGTATCTCAGTCCTCTGGAGGAAGGCATGGAATTTGGTGGCCCAGAACCAAAGCAAAATATTGATATGCGGTTTAGGCAGCCTCCTGCATTCCTG GTAACAGTGAGGGATCAGTCTGTCATCGAAGGACAGGAAGTCACCATGTCGGTCCGTATAAGTGGACAACCCAAACCCATGCTGTATTG GCTGAGGGACAGAGTGACGGTGAAAACAGGCCCACGTCACATAGTTCGTGAAACTGATAATGGCACTTTTGAAATGACCATCAAGTCAGCGGTGAGGTCAGATGCTGGGATTTATACCTGTAAGATCATTAATGAGTACGGGACAAAGCAGTGTGAAGGAAAGCTGCAGGTACAAG CACCACCAGTTGAGCCTGGACTGGCTGTAATCCGTCCGTTGAAGGACATCATCGCCAAGGCCGGGGAGACAGTTCTATTCGAGTGTCACATCCTCGGACCAAAGGACACTGATGTGGACTGGCTCGCCGATGGGAAACTGATCCAGCCAGCGCTGCTCAACTGCAAGATGCACTTCGATGGAAGAAAGTGTCGACTCTTGCTTAACTCTGTACATGAGGACGATAGTGGGAGCTACACCTGCAAACTTAGCACAGCTAAAG AGGAAGTGACTTCTTGTGGCAGACTCAGAGTCATCCCATCCGTTGATCCGCTCTTCACTCGCAAGCTGGATATTTTGGAAGTAATTGAAGGCCGTAACGCTCGATTTGACTGCAAAGTCAGCGGAACGCCATCTCCTAAAGTCACGTGGTGTCACTTTG ACCATCTGCTCACGGAGAGCGAGGACATTCGTATCCTTCAGGAAGGTGGACGCCACTCTCTCATCATTTCTCATGTCACCAAAGAGGATGAGGGTTTTTACATAGTCACGGCCCGTAACTGTCATGGTGAGGCTGAGACCTCTGCAGAACTTTACATACAAGAGCCGAGGCCAGCCATCTCTTCTCAGAT GGCTAAAATGGAGAAGATGCCATCAAtcccagaggagccagaggtgCCTGAGAATGAGGTGGAGCGTTTCACCATGCCAGATTTCATCAAACCCCTTTACGATCTGGATGTGATTGAAGGGAAGGAGGCTGTGCTCAAATGTAAAGTGGCCGGCTTGCCTTACCCCACCATCGTCTGGTTTCACAATGGCAAAAGGATTGATAGCACCGAGGACAGAAAGATGACGCAGC TCCGCGATATCCACAGCCTGGTCATCCGCTCTGTGAGGCATGCACATGGTGGTGTCTATAAAAGCGTCATCTCTAACAAAGTTGGCAAAGCCACCTGCTATGCTCATCTCTATGTAACAG ATATTCTTCCTGACCCTCCAGATGGAACTCCGGTGATAGAAGCTATCACTGGTAAAACCATCAGCTTGAGTTGGAAGAAACCAAAAAGGCTGGATCCTTCAATCG ACCCCAGCTCCTTAATGTATGCCATCCAGCAACAATCCCTGGGCTCCATCCAGTGGACCATCATAGCTTCCGGCCTGAAGGACACCACATACACCATCGCCTCCCTCTCAAAAGGACTCCGCTATGCCTTCAGGGTCCTGACGATCACGTCCAAAGCGTTCAGCAAGCCCTCACCTGCCACCGAGCCGGTGCAGTTGCTGGACAGAG GCCCCTATCTCCAGGAGGCCCCGGTTATTGTCGATAAGCCGGAAATTGTTTATGTGATTGAAAATCAGTCAGTCACCATAACCATCACCCTCAACCATGTTAACGCCGCAGTCCTCTGGAAGAG GAGGGGAATGATTCTGTCCAGCAAGCCAGGCCTGTGTGACATGTCGATGCCTGACGATGACCAGCACACACTGAAGCTGTTCAAGGTGAGGAGCGATGACATGGGAGAAATGACTTTTGTGGCCTCCAACAAGCACGGCAACGACAGCTGCACCTTCACCGTGGAGATGGCAG CTGCACCAACATTTGAAACTATCATGGAAGACTTGGATGTCTGTGCTGGGGAGAGCCCTCGCTTTGCTGTAGTGGTGGAAGGCAAACCTGTTCCTGACATCCTTTGGTTCAag AGTGACATTCTTCTGGCAGAGAGCAGTCACTACACATTTGTATACGATGATAACGAGTGTTCTCTAGTGGTTCTAAATGCTTGTCCGGAAGACTCTGGCGTGTACACCTGCACCGCTCGGAATTTGGCAGGTTCGGTGTCCTGTAAAGCTGAACTTACTGTTCATGAag CCAAGAGCAAAGAAGATCCCATAGATGATGAGGAGACAATTCTAAGGAAAATGCGCAGGCTGACTGACCACTATGATATTCACAAAGAAATTGGAAG AGGTGCATTTTCCTATGTTAAACGCGTGACTCAGAAGTTAGGGAAAATGGAGTATGCCGCAAAGTTTGTGTCCACACGAGCCAAGAAGAAGGCATCTGCCCTGAGGGAGATGAACCTGCTCTCCAGGCTGGACCATGAGAGAATTATTTACTTCCATGATGCGTTTGAGAAAAAGAATGCAGTCATTATCATCACGGAAAT ATGCCATGAAGAGCTGCTGGACAGATATGCTAGGAAATCTATCATAATGGAGTCTGAT GTGCGTTCATGTACGAGACAACTGCTCGAAGGCTTGGATTACCTTCACAGCCAAAACATCATACACCTCGATGTTAAG CCTGACAACATCCTGATGGCAGATCCCCACAGCGACCAGATCCGAATCTGTGACTTTGGCAACGCTGTGGCGATCACACCTGATGAGGCGCAGTACTGCAAATACGGCACGCCAGAATTTGTAGCACCAGAAATCGTCAACCAGACTCCTGTTTCAAAAGCATCGGACATCTG GCCAGTAGGAGTTATTGCATATCTGTG CTTGACGGGAGTTTCCCCATTTGCTGGAGAGAACGACCGCAGCTCTGTGCTGAACATCAGAAACTATAACGTGGCTTTTGAAGAGAGCATGTTTGCCGAGCTGTGCCGAGAGGCCAAAGGGTTCATCATAAAGCTGCTGGTAGCAGACAGACT GAGACCTGATACTCAAGAATGCCTGCGACACCCTTGGTTCAAG ACCCTTAGCAAAGGTAAAGCTATAAGCACTGAGGCCCTGAAGAAGTTTGTGTCCCGCAGAAAATGGCAG CGTTCCCTAATCAGCTATAAATCAAAGATGGTCATGAGGTCCATACCTGAGTTGCTCAACGATTCCACCAGCCATATCTCCATCGCAGCTCCACGGCACCTTAAAGAGGGTTCACCGTtgccatcatcatcctcagacTCTGATGAAGATATCGACGAGCTGCCGTTTATTCCAATGCCTCTTCACATGGAATTCTCTGGATCGAGAATGTCGCTGAATGAGATCCAAACCAATGAGCAGAAGTCAGAAAAGCAGGAGGGAACAGGGAAATGTTCCAGCTCTCCCTTACAAGCCCAGGAGGAAATGGAATGTGGCCGTGAGGAAGTTGCTAAAAATGGAGTTGAAATGGGTAAAGTTCGCATACGGAAAAGGTCATCGCTGGAGGATGACAGGGGTTCTTCAGATGACGAAACccctgctgagctggtgaaAAAGACAGAGGTGACTAGAAAACCCCTTCGACGAGGTTCAAGCATGGAATCAGATAAACCAGAAGTTGGGCGACGGAGAGGAGAGCTAAGACGTGGTGGGTCAGCAGACAGCGCATTGATGCTTCGGATCACCCCAGAGGAAGGAGCTACAGAAGGAATCCaagaggatggacagagagTTCTAAAGAAGGCCGTCTCTATGGAGCTGCCTCGGAGGAGCGCCAGCCCAGGGACTGTTAAAATGAGTCAGGAAGACTACGCTCTGAAGCTGGAGCTAATGAGACAGCGACTGCTTCGTGGTGGCTCCGTGGACAACAAGATGAGCGGACTGAGAGGACCTCTGCTGGAAACACTGGGAATGGGGGAAGAAAAACGTACAATGTCCTCAGATCGTTACTCTCGTACTGCTCGTTTGAGTCCACTCACAAGGGCGGCATCCAGTGATTCCACAAGGGATGAATCTtctaatcaaataaataaaaataaagttttacgTAAAGCTGCTTCTTTCAGTCAAGGTGATTCCGAACCCATAGCTTTACACCGGCGATTAGGAGCCCCCTTAGAAATTCCTTTGGCACAGGTTGAGGAGAGAAAGTTAAAGGAAGCCATATCAATGTCAGCCCTCACTGAGCAGATCAAGCTGGACTCCCGTCCGGAGACGCCTCGGGAGCCTTCGCCAAAACCCCCAACACCAGAGTCTGTAATGCAGGAAAGCCCAACCAAAACAGAAAGTGAGGAATCCTTTATCGACAAAGAGATGAAGCATGATGATAGCATAAGTGAAAAGTTGGATGGGTTGACCACAGATAATTTTGATGAGCGATCAAGCACAAGTGGGTTCTCAGAGAAAGATATGAGCATATCCGAAGAGCCAATGATGGAATCAGAATGTACAACCCAGAGAAATCCTACCCCCTCACCTGACATCCAAGAAGAAACCATGGATGTAGATGCGAATGGAGAACaagaaggaaatgaagagattatgaaggaagaggaggaaagaattGTTACTAGTGAAAAATCCAATGAGGAACAAATTATTTGTCAGGAAAATATAGAAGATGAAAGAGAGAAATCCTTAGACGCAATCATAAACACAAGCTCACCAGTGGAAGAGTATAAGAATCCCCCTGCATCAGCTTCTGAAACAGCCTCATCTCCTTCCCGGGTCGTCCTTCCAGATGGAACGTCTTCAGCTTATGCCAGTATTATGCAGACGATCATGGTTCCCACAGCTCAGCCGCTGTGTCAGCAACATTTAAGCCCCTCTACAGCTGCTGTCCCATCAAACTCTTCAACCTTAGATACTCCTAAACCTTCTTTAGCCGCAGCTTCACTTCCCAGTGTCCCATTAGTTTCATCTGGTCCATCAACAGCATCTTCTACCGCGCACCCTGCTGTATACTCAAGGGTAGCATCCCCTGACATGATCACCAAGGAACCCAGTCCGCCACGGACCACCCCGCATTCGTTGTCTCAGCAAGATCTCTCTGTCGGTGCCAACATTGAGGATATTACTAGTGAAGAACTCTTTGAAGCGCGTTTCAAGAAACGGGAGTCTTCCCTCTCAAGAAGCCTAAAGTTTTTGTCGAGATCAAAGAATGGGGACAAATCTCAAGCGATGTCACCAGACAATAAAGAGGCAGGTGAAGAAATATACAGACCTGGGCCAGTTGGGGCACCTTTGGAATTGTCACATAGGCGACTGGAGGAGAAATCAAAGTCAGTCCAGGACCTTCGCGAAGCTCAGAAGGACCAAGGCTTCATGAGACGGCTGTCTTTACGCTTGAAAAGAACTCCGTCGGCAGAGCGCAAGGAAGAGACGTCCAACGAAGAAGATTCGTCTCCTTTGAGACGGAGGCTTTCGTGGACTCTCGGGCGGAGGGGGTCACAGGACAAGAAGGAATTGGAAACGATGCACATGGATGGTGGGGGGTCAATGAGGGAAAAAGGAGATCAAAAGGAGAACAAAAAATCTAACGAATCACCGGTTCTGGCAATGCGTCGAAAAATCGAGTCCACCGTGGCTGGCATCTCCACAAGAATCCGCAGTTACTCAGAAGAAAGGAGGTCATCAGAGGAAAAGGAACCCAAGAGAACACCCATTTTTTCCATGATTCGCCGTGCGACTTCAGAAAATCGTGGTGTAAAACCTCACAGCTTACCTCAGAACCAGCTGGCCGCTCAGACTGGTAATGGCGCCTCATCAGAGTCTCTGGACTCTGTGTCCAGCAAAACGGACCCATCTCAGG GTGTGGAGATGGAACGCAGATCCCGCTGGGATCGCTGGGGCCTgaccagagggaggagagataaGACGGTGTCACAACCCGACATACCAACAGCGATCTCGAGAGAAAATAGTGCTCTGCGCTCGCGGCAGTACTCCAAACTGGCTTCTG ATTTTCCACCAGTGTTTCATATCAAACTGAGAGATCATGTTCTCCTGGAGGGGGATCCTGTCACACTTAGCTGTCTGCCAGCGGGCAGCCCCCATCCGCACATCACCTGGATAAAAg ATAAGAAGCCAATGGAGATCGATTCCAGGATGAACATGATCGCCTGCCCTGATGGCCGTCAGCTACTGATGATCATGCAGACCACCAAAAAAGATGCTGGGGTCTACGAGTGTGTCGCTACCAACCCTCTGGCCTCCGTGTCCAGCTCTTGCACAATATCTCTGGCTC GCCTGCCCAATCGTCCTGGGACACCTGAAATACCTCAAAAGTACAACAACACTGCCTTGGTACTTTGGAGGCCCTCAGACACTATGGCCCCATGCACATACTCTCTGGAGAGAAGAGCTGAGG GTGAGACCAACTGGTTGATCGTGGCCACCGGAGTGGCAGACTGTTATTACAATGTTGTTgacctgccagcagggggcgccttCAGGTTTAGGGTGGCTTGTGTCAATAAAGCTGGCCAGGGCCCTTACAGCAGCCTTTCAGATGTTGTTCGTCTGGAGTCTAAAG AACCACCAAAGTCCACTGCGTCGGTGGTGGTCAAAACTGTCCCTGCAGTTACTCCTCCTCCGGCTgtcgtgatgatgtcatccatgaAAGTGCCTCCCATCAAACCAGCTCCAACTAAATCAACCACAGTGACACTCATTCCCTCAGCGCCACCTTCCACCTCTCCGTCTGTGATGAAAGCTGCTTCTCCGCTAACCATCAAACCCGCAGTGCCGCCTGATGCTAGTCGTCCAGCTGTTACTCCGCCTGTTAGCACTTCCCTGCCAAAGCAACCGACCGCGCCAGCCAAAGCCAAGACCACTCTGAGCATCAGCATGAGTAAACCTCAGAACAAACTGACGCCCCCACCAGTTGTGCCCCCGAAACCACAGAGCCCTGTGATTGCAGTGCTCTCCACAAACAACACACCTCCCTCTCCCAGCTCGACACCTACGCCCGTCATCGGGAAACCTATTTCATCGGTTCCTGTATACAAATCGGCCCCGTCCACTTGTGCTTCTCCGCCTTGTCAGTCAATCAATTCCTCCCCAGCAAACACCCCCATTTCGGTTCCCACGGTGACGCTCTCCCCACCTGTTGTGGTGGTGCAGAGTGTGACGCCTGTGCCACAGGGAGGCAACAGTTGGAGCACCTCATCTGGACGGGTCACGCCATCAGGGAGGGCCACGCCTTCTGGACGCAGGACGCCTCTGGGCAAACCTGGAGAGGGATCTCTGCGCCAGGGTGTCCCACAGAAGCCTTACACCTTCATGGATGAGAAAGCAAG AGGACGGTTCGGCGTGATCCGTGAGTGCCGGGAAAACGCCACAGGAAACCTCTTCTTGGCAAAAATCGTTCCGTACGAGGCAGAGAGCAAgcaggaggtgctgcaggaaTATGAGATCCTCAAGTCTCTTCACCATGAGAGAATCATGGCTCTGCACGAGGCTTATGTCACGCCGCGCTACTTGGTGCTCATCTCCGAGTACTGCAGTGGGAAAGAGCTGCTGTTCAGCCTCATTGACAG GTTCCGTTACTCGGAGGATGACGTGGTGACCTACATTGCGCAGATCCTCCAGGGTCTGGACTACCTCCATTCCCGACGCATTCTTCACTTGGACATCAAGCCGGAGAACGTCATTGTCACTCACATGAACGTCATCAAGATCATTGACTTTGGCAGCGCTCAGATCTACAACCCGCTCTTCCTCAAGCAGTTCAGCCCTCGGCTCGGAACCCTGGAGCACATGT CTCCAGAGATGTTGAAAGGGGATGTTGTTGGCCCTCCAGCTGACATCTGGAGCGTGGGCGTGCTGACTTTTATCAT GTTGAGTGGCAGATTGCCATTCAATGAAAAAGACCCTCAGGAGACTGAAGCCAGGATCCAGGCAGCAAAGTTTGACCTCTCTAAACTCTATCAGAATGTCTCCCAAAGTGCCTCATTGTTTCTAAAGAAGATCCTCTGTAGCTACCCTTG GGCCCGTCCCTCGATCAAAGATTGCTTCAGTAACTCCTGGCTTCAGGATGCCTACCTGATGCGCCTCCGCCGGCAGACACTCACCTTCACAACCACCCATCTCAAAGAATTCTTGGTGGAACAGCAGCGCAGAAGAGAGGAGGTTGCCACCAAGCACAAAGTTCTCCTACGGTCCTACCAGAGCTCACCACAACCGCCCACCAGCCCCGTCACCCTAAACGTGCCAGTGCCACCCATTACGCCTGTCACCCAGTGA